Proteins encoded together in one Quercus lobata isolate SW786 chromosome 3, ValleyOak3.0 Primary Assembly, whole genome shotgun sequence window:
- the LOC115982151 gene encoding uncharacterized protein LOC115982151 yields the protein MESNQKVELELINMAIQRLVEEKKIKEASSTDCLDDQLLLSKLLSQLESLKEDGTIKEPEASTEASTEIDEVSPTAVCNVDNKMENAGQLNGGSNETESEIVKELKKVKRQNFVTHCLLSVLIVLTAAWQVSEVKLILKVKEGFNHPFQSFGSLLTGMLKGPNKNGEDAEKQSSHAKQQIEAPPLPDLKIPELPRVDLPDLRLNGENK from the exons ATGGAGTCAAATCAGAAGGTGGAGCTAGAACTCATTAACATGGCAATCCAGAGACTTGTTGAGgagaagaaaatcaaagaagcCTCTAGTACTGATTGCCTCGATGACCAGCTTCTCCTCTCCAAATTGCTCTCTCAG TTGGAATCATTGAAAGAAGATGGCACAATTAAGGAACCCGAAGCTTCAACTGAAGCTTCAACTGAGATAGACGAGGTATCTCCTACAGCAGTCTGTAATGTTGATAACAAGATGGAGAATGCTGGTCAGCTGAATGGGGGTAGCAACGAAACTGAGAGCGAGATTGTTAAAGAGCTTAAGAAGGTGAAGAGACAGAATTTTGTAACCCACTGTCTTCTTTCTGTCTTGATTGTATTGACTGCTGCTTGGCAAGTATCTGAGGTAAAACTAATTTTGAAAGTCAAAGAGGGATTTAACCACCCATTTCAATCCTTCGGAAGTTTACTCACTGGAATGCTGAAAGGCCCCAATAAAAATGGTGAAGATGCAGAAAAACAGTCCTCACATGCCAAACAACAAATCGAAGCCCCTCCACTCCCGGATCTCAAAATTCCAGAACTCCCCCGTGTGGATTTACCAGATTTGCGTTTGAATGGTGAAAATAAATGA